Proteins encoded together in one Capricornis sumatraensis isolate serow.1 chromosome 3, serow.2, whole genome shotgun sequence window:
- the ATXN2L gene encoding ataxin-2-like protein isoform X1, with product MLKPQPPQQTSQPQPPPTQQAVARRPPGGTSPPNGGLPGPLASTSAPPGPPAAASPCLGPAAAAGSGLRRGAEGILAPQPPPPQQQHQERPGAAAIGSARGQSTGKGPPQSPVFEGVYNNSRMLHFLTAVVGSTCDVKVKNGTTYEGIFKTLSSKFELAVDAVHRKVSEPAGGPRREDIVDTMVFKPSDVMLVHFRNVDFNYATKDKFTDSAIAMNSKVNGEHKEKVLQRWEGGDSNSDDYDLESDMSNGWDPNEMFKFNEENYGVKTTYDSSLSSYTVPLEKDNSEEFRQRELRAAQLAREIESSPQYRLRIAMENDDGRTEEEKHSAVQRQGSGRESPSLAAREGKYIPLPQRVREGPRGGVRCSSSRGGRPGLSSLPPRGPHHLDNSSPGPGSEARGINGGPSRMSPKAQRPLRGAKTLSSPSSRPSGEASVPPPPAAVTNTNPSPFSSVGRMYPPRSPKSAAPAPISASCPEPPMGSAVPTSSASIPVTSAVGDPGVGSISPASPKISLAPTDVKELPAKEPGRTLESQELSRIAGKVPGLQNEQKRFQLEELRKFGAQFKLQPSSSPETSLDPFPPRILKEEAKGKEKEVDGLLASEPLGSPVSSKAESVSDKEDKPPLPPAGAAEGPEQPPQPCPSQTGSPPVGLIKGDDKDEGPVAEQVKKSTLNPNAKEFNPTKPLLSVNKSTSTPTSPGPRTHSTPSIPVLTAGQSGLYSPQYISYIPQIHMGPAVQAPQMYPYPVSNSVPGQQGKYRGAKGSLPPQRSDQHQPASAPPMMQAAAAAAGPPLVAATPYSSYIPYNPQQFPGQPAMMQPMAHYPSQPVFAPMLQSNPRMLTSGSHPQAIVSSSTPQYPSAEQPTPQALYATVHQSYPHHATQLHAHQPQPATTPTGSQPPSQHAAPSPVQHQAGQAPHLGSGQPQQNLYHPGALTGTPPSLPPGPSAQSPQSSFPQPAAVYAIHAHQQLPHGFTNMAHVTQAHVQTGITAAPPPHPGAPHPPQVMLLHPPQSHGGPPQGAVPQSGVPALSASTPSPYPYIGHPQGEQPGQAPGFPGGADDRILCRVGRSHSRRRQGLAPGSVLCFPPSSLSCDPAAPLPTASPALSDPDCLLT from the exons ATGTTGAAGCCTCAGCCGCCACAGCAGACCTCCCAGCCCCAGCCGCCCCCCACGCAACAGGCCGTGGCCCGTCGCCCTCCCGGGGGCACCAGCCCGCCCAACGGCGGTCTCCCGGGGCCCCTGGCCTCCACCTCGGCTCCCCCAGGACCTCCTGCGGCCGCCTCCCCCTGCCTGGGGCCTGCAGCCGCTGCCGGGAGCGGGCTCCGCCGGGGAGCCGAGGGCATCTTGGCGCCTCAACCGCCGCCACCGCAGCAGCaacatcaggagaggccaggggcagcggccatcGGCAGCGCCAG GGGACAAAGCACAGGAAAGGGACCTCCACAGTCACCG GTGTTTGAGGGTGTCTACAACAATTCCAGAATGCTGCACTTCCTTACCGCGGTTGTG GGTTCTACTTGTGATGTAAAGGTGAAGAACGGTACCACCTACGAGGGTATCTTCAAGACGCTGAGCTCAAAG TTTGAACTGGCAGTGGATGCTGTGCACCGGAAGGTATCGGAGCCAGCGGGTGGCCCTCGTCGGGAAGACATAGTGGACACCATGGTGTTTAAGCCAAGTGATGTCATGCTTGTCCACTTCCGAAATGTCGACTTCAATTATGCTACTAAAG ATAAGTTCACTGACTCGGCCATTGCCATGAACTCGAAGGTGAATGGGGAGCACAAGGAGAAGGTGCTTCAGCGCTGGGAGGGGGGAGACAGCAACAGCGATGACTACGACCTGGAGTCTGACATG TCTAATGGATGGGACCCCAACGAAATGTTCAAGTTCAATGAGGAGAACTATGGTGTAAAGACCACCTATGACAGCAGTCTCTCTTCTTACAC GGTGCCCTTAGAGAAGGACAATTCAGAAGAATTCCGTCAGCGGGAGCTGCGTGCTGCCCAGTTGGCCCGAGAGATTGAATCGAGCCCCCAGTACCGCCTCCGGATCGCCATGGAGAATGATGATGGGCGCACGGAGGAGGAGAAGCACAGTGCGGTTCAGCGACAGGGCTCAGGGCGTGAGAGCCCCAGCTTGGCAGCCAG GGAGGGAAAGTATATCCCTCTACCCCAGCGAGTTCGGGAAGGTCCCCGGGGAGGTGTTCGCTGCAGTAGTTCTCGGGGCGGCCGGCCTGGCCTTAGCTCTTTGCCGCCCCGTGGCCCTCACCATCTTGACAATAGCAGCCCTGGCCCAGGTTCTGAGGCACGTGGTATCAATGGAG gcccTTCCCGCATGTCCCCTAAGGCCCAGCGACCTCTGAGAGGTGCCAAGACTCTGTCTTCCCCCAGCAGCAGGCCTTCTGGAGAAGCCTCTGTTCCACCTCCTCCTGCAG CAGTGACCAACACAAatccctctcccttttcttcagTGGGCCGGATGTACCCGCCGCGCTCTCCCAAGTCAGCTGCCCCTGCCCCAATCTCAGCTTCCTGTCCTGAGCCTCCCATGGGCTCAGCAGTACCAACCTCTTCAGCTTCCATCCCAGTGACATCAGCAGTTGGGGATCCTGGAGTAGGCTCCATTTCCCCAGCTTCTCCAAAGATCTCACTGGCCCCCACAGATG TAAAAGAACTCCCGGCCAAGGAACCTGGAAGGACCCTGGAGTCCCAGGAGTTGTCCCGGATTGCAGGGAAAG TCCCTGGCCTTCAGAATGAACAGAAGCGTTTTCAACTGGAAGAACTGAGAAAGTTTGGGGCCCAGTTTAAG CTTCAGCCCAGTAGCTCCCCTGAGACCAGCTTGGATCCTTTTCCTCCACGGATCCTGAAAGAGGAAGccaaagggaaggagaaggaggtggatgGTCTTTTGGCTTCAGAGCCCCTGGGGTCTCCTGTTTCCTCAAAGGCTGAATCAGTATCAGACAAGGAGGACAAACCACCCCTGCCACCAGCAGGGGCTGCCGAGGGGCCGGAGCAGCCTCCCCAACCTTGCCCAAGCCAAACTGGCAGCCCCCCAGTGGGCCTCATCAAGGGAGATGACAAGGATGAGGGCCCAGTTGCCGA ACAAGTGAAGAAGTCAACATTGAACCCCAATGCCAAGGAGTTCAACCCCACTAAGCCCCTGCTCTCTGTG AATAAATCCACCAGTACTCCAACTTCTCCTGGGCCCCGAACTCACTCAACTCCCTCCATCCCGGTGCTGACAGCAGGCCAGAGTGGGCTCTATAGCCCCCAGTACATCTCCTACATACCTCAGATCCACATGGGACCAGCTGTTCAG GCACCGCAGATGTATCCGTATCCTGTGTCCAACTCAGTGCCTGGACAGCAGGGCAAGTACCGGGGCGCCAAAG GCTCCCTGCCCCCGCAGCGCTCGGACCAACACCAGCCAGCCTCCGCCCCTCCCATGATGCaggctgccgccgccgccgctggtcCACCTCTGGTGGCCGCCACCCCTTACTCTTCCTACATCCCCTACAACCCACAGCAGTTCCCAGGCCAGCCCGCCATGATGCAGCCCATGGCCCACTACCCCTCTCAG ccGGTGTTTGCCCCCATGCTTCAAAGCAACCCACGCATGCTGACGTCGGGGAGCCATCCCCAGGCCATCGTGTCATCCTCCACCCCTCAGTACCCTTCTGCAGAGCAGCCCACCCCCCAGGCCCTTTATG CCACTGTTCACCAGTCCTATCCACACCATGCCACGCAGCTCCATGCCCACCAGCCGCAGCCGGCCACCACACCTACTGGGAGCCAGCCACCGTCCCAGCATGCGGCCCCCAGTCCTGTCCAG CACCAGGCGGGGCAGGCCCCACACCTGGGCAGTGGACAGCCGCAGCAGAACCTGtaccacccaggggccctgacaGGCACGCCGCCTTCTCTGCCACCGGGACCTTCTGCCCAGTCCCCTCAGAGCAGCTTCCCCCAACCAGCCGCTGTATATGCCATCCATGCCCACCAGCAGCTGCCCCACGGCTTCACCAACATGGCCCATGTTACCCAG GCCCATGTCCAAACTGGAATCACAGcagccccgccccctcacccTGGGGCTCCCCACCCgccccaggtgatgctgctgcacCCACCCCAGAGCCATGGGGGCCCCCCCCAAGGCGCGGTGCCCCAGAGTGGGGTGCCTGCACTCTCAGCTTCCACACCCTCACCCTACCCCTACATCGGACACCCCCAAGGTGAGCAGCCTGGCCAGGCGCCTGGATTTCCAGGAGGAGCCGATGACAGGATTC TATGTAGGGTGGGCAGAAGCCACAGTCGCCGCCGCCAGGGGCTTGCTCCTGGCTCTGTCCTTTGCTTCCCTCCGTCCTCGCTCAGTTGTGATCCAGcagcccccctccccactgcctcccCAGCTCTCAGTGACCCCGACTGTCTCCTGACTTAG
- the ATXN2L gene encoding ataxin-2-like protein isoform X3: MLKPQPPQQTSQPQPPPTQQAVARRPPGGTSPPNGGLPGPLASTSAPPGPPAAASPCLGPAAAAGSGLRRGAEGILAPQPPPPQQQHQERPGAAAIGSARGQSTGKGPPQSPVFEGVYNNSRMLHFLTAVVGSTCDVKVKNGTTYEGIFKTLSSKFELAVDAVHRKVSEPAGGPRREDIVDTMVFKPSDVMLVHFRNVDFNYATKDKFTDSAIAMNSKVNGEHKEKVLQRWEGGDSNSDDYDLESDMSNGWDPNEMFKFNEENYGVKTTYDSSLSSYTVPLEKDNSEEFRQRELRAAQLAREIESSPQYRLRIAMENDDGRTEEEKHSAVQRQGSGRESPSLAAREGKYIPLPQRVREGPRGGVRCSSSRGGRPGLSSLPPRGPHHLDNSSPGPGSEARGINGGPSRMSPKAQRPLRGAKTLSSPSSRPSGEASVPPPPAAVTNTNPSPFSSVGRMYPPRSPKSAAPAPISASCPEPPMGSAVPTSSASIPVTSAVGDPGVGSISPASPKISLAPTDVKELPAKEPGRTLESQELSRIAGKVPGLQNEQKRFQLEELRKFGAQFKLQPSSSPETSLDPFPPRILKEEAKGKEKEVDGLLASEPLGSPVSSKAESVSDKEDKPPLPPAGAAEGPEQPPQPCPSQTGSPPVGLIKGDDKDEGPVAEQVKKSTLNPNAKEFNPTKPLLSVNKSTSTPTSPGPRTHSTPSIPVLTAGQSGLYSPQYISYIPQIHMGPAVQAPQMYPYPVSNSVPGQQGKYRGAKGSLPPQRSDQHQPASAPPMMQAAAAAAGPPLVAATPYSSYIPYNPQQFPGQPAMMQPMAHYPSQPVFAPMLQSNPRMLTSGSHPQAIVSSSTPQYPSAEQPTPQALYATVHQSYPHHATQLHAHQPQPATTPTGSQPPSQHAAPSPVQHQAGQAPHLGSGQPQQNLYHPGALTGTPPSLPPGPSAQSPQSSFPQPAAVYAIHAHQQLPHGFTNMAHVTQAHVQTGITAAPPPHPGAPHPPQVMLLHPPQSHGGPPQGAVPQSGVPALSASTPSPYPYIGHPQVCRVGRSHSRRRQGLAPGSVLCFPPSSLSCDPAAPLPTASPALSDPDCLLT, from the exons ATGTTGAAGCCTCAGCCGCCACAGCAGACCTCCCAGCCCCAGCCGCCCCCCACGCAACAGGCCGTGGCCCGTCGCCCTCCCGGGGGCACCAGCCCGCCCAACGGCGGTCTCCCGGGGCCCCTGGCCTCCACCTCGGCTCCCCCAGGACCTCCTGCGGCCGCCTCCCCCTGCCTGGGGCCTGCAGCCGCTGCCGGGAGCGGGCTCCGCCGGGGAGCCGAGGGCATCTTGGCGCCTCAACCGCCGCCACCGCAGCAGCaacatcaggagaggccaggggcagcggccatcGGCAGCGCCAG GGGACAAAGCACAGGAAAGGGACCTCCACAGTCACCG GTGTTTGAGGGTGTCTACAACAATTCCAGAATGCTGCACTTCCTTACCGCGGTTGTG GGTTCTACTTGTGATGTAAAGGTGAAGAACGGTACCACCTACGAGGGTATCTTCAAGACGCTGAGCTCAAAG TTTGAACTGGCAGTGGATGCTGTGCACCGGAAGGTATCGGAGCCAGCGGGTGGCCCTCGTCGGGAAGACATAGTGGACACCATGGTGTTTAAGCCAAGTGATGTCATGCTTGTCCACTTCCGAAATGTCGACTTCAATTATGCTACTAAAG ATAAGTTCACTGACTCGGCCATTGCCATGAACTCGAAGGTGAATGGGGAGCACAAGGAGAAGGTGCTTCAGCGCTGGGAGGGGGGAGACAGCAACAGCGATGACTACGACCTGGAGTCTGACATG TCTAATGGATGGGACCCCAACGAAATGTTCAAGTTCAATGAGGAGAACTATGGTGTAAAGACCACCTATGACAGCAGTCTCTCTTCTTACAC GGTGCCCTTAGAGAAGGACAATTCAGAAGAATTCCGTCAGCGGGAGCTGCGTGCTGCCCAGTTGGCCCGAGAGATTGAATCGAGCCCCCAGTACCGCCTCCGGATCGCCATGGAGAATGATGATGGGCGCACGGAGGAGGAGAAGCACAGTGCGGTTCAGCGACAGGGCTCAGGGCGTGAGAGCCCCAGCTTGGCAGCCAG GGAGGGAAAGTATATCCCTCTACCCCAGCGAGTTCGGGAAGGTCCCCGGGGAGGTGTTCGCTGCAGTAGTTCTCGGGGCGGCCGGCCTGGCCTTAGCTCTTTGCCGCCCCGTGGCCCTCACCATCTTGACAATAGCAGCCCTGGCCCAGGTTCTGAGGCACGTGGTATCAATGGAG gcccTTCCCGCATGTCCCCTAAGGCCCAGCGACCTCTGAGAGGTGCCAAGACTCTGTCTTCCCCCAGCAGCAGGCCTTCTGGAGAAGCCTCTGTTCCACCTCCTCCTGCAG CAGTGACCAACACAAatccctctcccttttcttcagTGGGCCGGATGTACCCGCCGCGCTCTCCCAAGTCAGCTGCCCCTGCCCCAATCTCAGCTTCCTGTCCTGAGCCTCCCATGGGCTCAGCAGTACCAACCTCTTCAGCTTCCATCCCAGTGACATCAGCAGTTGGGGATCCTGGAGTAGGCTCCATTTCCCCAGCTTCTCCAAAGATCTCACTGGCCCCCACAGATG TAAAAGAACTCCCGGCCAAGGAACCTGGAAGGACCCTGGAGTCCCAGGAGTTGTCCCGGATTGCAGGGAAAG TCCCTGGCCTTCAGAATGAACAGAAGCGTTTTCAACTGGAAGAACTGAGAAAGTTTGGGGCCCAGTTTAAG CTTCAGCCCAGTAGCTCCCCTGAGACCAGCTTGGATCCTTTTCCTCCACGGATCCTGAAAGAGGAAGccaaagggaaggagaaggaggtggatgGTCTTTTGGCTTCAGAGCCCCTGGGGTCTCCTGTTTCCTCAAAGGCTGAATCAGTATCAGACAAGGAGGACAAACCACCCCTGCCACCAGCAGGGGCTGCCGAGGGGCCGGAGCAGCCTCCCCAACCTTGCCCAAGCCAAACTGGCAGCCCCCCAGTGGGCCTCATCAAGGGAGATGACAAGGATGAGGGCCCAGTTGCCGA ACAAGTGAAGAAGTCAACATTGAACCCCAATGCCAAGGAGTTCAACCCCACTAAGCCCCTGCTCTCTGTG AATAAATCCACCAGTACTCCAACTTCTCCTGGGCCCCGAACTCACTCAACTCCCTCCATCCCGGTGCTGACAGCAGGCCAGAGTGGGCTCTATAGCCCCCAGTACATCTCCTACATACCTCAGATCCACATGGGACCAGCTGTTCAG GCACCGCAGATGTATCCGTATCCTGTGTCCAACTCAGTGCCTGGACAGCAGGGCAAGTACCGGGGCGCCAAAG GCTCCCTGCCCCCGCAGCGCTCGGACCAACACCAGCCAGCCTCCGCCCCTCCCATGATGCaggctgccgccgccgccgctggtcCACCTCTGGTGGCCGCCACCCCTTACTCTTCCTACATCCCCTACAACCCACAGCAGTTCCCAGGCCAGCCCGCCATGATGCAGCCCATGGCCCACTACCCCTCTCAG ccGGTGTTTGCCCCCATGCTTCAAAGCAACCCACGCATGCTGACGTCGGGGAGCCATCCCCAGGCCATCGTGTCATCCTCCACCCCTCAGTACCCTTCTGCAGAGCAGCCCACCCCCCAGGCCCTTTATG CCACTGTTCACCAGTCCTATCCACACCATGCCACGCAGCTCCATGCCCACCAGCCGCAGCCGGCCACCACACCTACTGGGAGCCAGCCACCGTCCCAGCATGCGGCCCCCAGTCCTGTCCAG CACCAGGCGGGGCAGGCCCCACACCTGGGCAGTGGACAGCCGCAGCAGAACCTGtaccacccaggggccctgacaGGCACGCCGCCTTCTCTGCCACCGGGACCTTCTGCCCAGTCCCCTCAGAGCAGCTTCCCCCAACCAGCCGCTGTATATGCCATCCATGCCCACCAGCAGCTGCCCCACGGCTTCACCAACATGGCCCATGTTACCCAG GCCCATGTCCAAACTGGAATCACAGcagccccgccccctcacccTGGGGCTCCCCACCCgccccaggtgatgctgctgcacCCACCCCAGAGCCATGGGGGCCCCCCCCAAGGCGCGGTGCCCCAGAGTGGGGTGCCTGCACTCTCAGCTTCCACACCCTCACCCTACCCCTACATCGGACACCCCCAAG TATGTAGGGTGGGCAGAAGCCACAGTCGCCGCCGCCAGGGGCTTGCTCCTGGCTCTGTCCTTTGCTTCCCTCCGTCCTCGCTCAGTTGTGATCCAGcagcccccctccccactgcctcccCAGCTCTCAGTGACCCCGACTGTCTCCTGACTTAG
- the ATXN2L gene encoding ataxin-2-like protein isoform X13 gives MLKPQPPQQTSQPQPPPTQQAVARRPPGGTSPPNGGLPGPLASTSAPPGPPAAASPCLGPAAAAGSGLRRGAEGILAPQPPPPQQQHQERPGAAAIGSARGQSTGKGPPQSPVFEGVYNNSRMLHFLTAVVGSTCDVKVKNGTTYEGIFKTLSSKFELAVDAVHRKVSEPAGGPRREDIVDTMVFKPSDVMLVHFRNVDFNYATKDKFTDSAIAMNSKVNGEHKEKVLQRWEGGDSNSDDYDLESDMSNGWDPNEMFKFNEENYGVKTTYDSSLSSYTVPLEKDNSEEFRQRELRAAQLAREIESSPQYRLRIAMENDDGRTEEEKHSAVQRQGSGRESPSLAAREGKYIPLPQRVREGPRGGVRCSSSRGGRPGLSSLPPRGPHHLDNSSPGPGSEARGINGGPSRMSPKAQRPLRGAKTLSSPSSRPSGEASVPPPPAAVTNTNPSPFSSVGRMYPPRSPKSAAPAPISASCPEPPMGSAVPTSSASIPVTSAVGDPGVGSISPASPKISLAPTDVKELPAKEPGRTLESQELSRIAGKVPGLQNEQKRFQLEELRKFGAQFKLQPSSSPETSLDPFPPRILKEEAKGKEKEVDGLLASEPLGSPVSSKAESVSDKEDKPPLPPAGAAEGPEQPPQPCPSQTGSPPVGLIKGDDKDEGPVAEQVKKSTLNPNAKEFNPTKPLLSVNKSTSTPTSPGPRTHSTPSIPVLTAGQSGLYSPQYISYIPQIHMGPAVQAPQMYPYPVSNSVPGQQGKYRGAKGSLPPQRSDQHQPASAPPMMQAAAAAAGPPLVAATPYSSYIPYNPQQFPGQPAMMQPMAHYPSQPVFAPMLQSNPRMLTSGSHPQAIVSSSTPQYPSAEQPTPQALYATVHQSYPHHATQLHAHQPQPATTPTGSQPPSQHAAPSPVQHQAGQAPHLGSGQPQQNLYHPGALTGTPPSLPPGPSAQSPQSSFPQPAAVYAIHAHQQLPHGFTNMAHVTQAHVQTGITAAPPPHPGAPHPPQVMLLHPPQSHGGPPQGAVPQSGVPALSASTPSPYPYIGHPQVQSHPSQQLPFHPPGN, from the exons ATGTTGAAGCCTCAGCCGCCACAGCAGACCTCCCAGCCCCAGCCGCCCCCCACGCAACAGGCCGTGGCCCGTCGCCCTCCCGGGGGCACCAGCCCGCCCAACGGCGGTCTCCCGGGGCCCCTGGCCTCCACCTCGGCTCCCCCAGGACCTCCTGCGGCCGCCTCCCCCTGCCTGGGGCCTGCAGCCGCTGCCGGGAGCGGGCTCCGCCGGGGAGCCGAGGGCATCTTGGCGCCTCAACCGCCGCCACCGCAGCAGCaacatcaggagaggccaggggcagcggccatcGGCAGCGCCAG GGGACAAAGCACAGGAAAGGGACCTCCACAGTCACCG GTGTTTGAGGGTGTCTACAACAATTCCAGAATGCTGCACTTCCTTACCGCGGTTGTG GGTTCTACTTGTGATGTAAAGGTGAAGAACGGTACCACCTACGAGGGTATCTTCAAGACGCTGAGCTCAAAG TTTGAACTGGCAGTGGATGCTGTGCACCGGAAGGTATCGGAGCCAGCGGGTGGCCCTCGTCGGGAAGACATAGTGGACACCATGGTGTTTAAGCCAAGTGATGTCATGCTTGTCCACTTCCGAAATGTCGACTTCAATTATGCTACTAAAG ATAAGTTCACTGACTCGGCCATTGCCATGAACTCGAAGGTGAATGGGGAGCACAAGGAGAAGGTGCTTCAGCGCTGGGAGGGGGGAGACAGCAACAGCGATGACTACGACCTGGAGTCTGACATG TCTAATGGATGGGACCCCAACGAAATGTTCAAGTTCAATGAGGAGAACTATGGTGTAAAGACCACCTATGACAGCAGTCTCTCTTCTTACAC GGTGCCCTTAGAGAAGGACAATTCAGAAGAATTCCGTCAGCGGGAGCTGCGTGCTGCCCAGTTGGCCCGAGAGATTGAATCGAGCCCCCAGTACCGCCTCCGGATCGCCATGGAGAATGATGATGGGCGCACGGAGGAGGAGAAGCACAGTGCGGTTCAGCGACAGGGCTCAGGGCGTGAGAGCCCCAGCTTGGCAGCCAG GGAGGGAAAGTATATCCCTCTACCCCAGCGAGTTCGGGAAGGTCCCCGGGGAGGTGTTCGCTGCAGTAGTTCTCGGGGCGGCCGGCCTGGCCTTAGCTCTTTGCCGCCCCGTGGCCCTCACCATCTTGACAATAGCAGCCCTGGCCCAGGTTCTGAGGCACGTGGTATCAATGGAG gcccTTCCCGCATGTCCCCTAAGGCCCAGCGACCTCTGAGAGGTGCCAAGACTCTGTCTTCCCCCAGCAGCAGGCCTTCTGGAGAAGCCTCTGTTCCACCTCCTCCTGCAG CAGTGACCAACACAAatccctctcccttttcttcagTGGGCCGGATGTACCCGCCGCGCTCTCCCAAGTCAGCTGCCCCTGCCCCAATCTCAGCTTCCTGTCCTGAGCCTCCCATGGGCTCAGCAGTACCAACCTCTTCAGCTTCCATCCCAGTGACATCAGCAGTTGGGGATCCTGGAGTAGGCTCCATTTCCCCAGCTTCTCCAAAGATCTCACTGGCCCCCACAGATG TAAAAGAACTCCCGGCCAAGGAACCTGGAAGGACCCTGGAGTCCCAGGAGTTGTCCCGGATTGCAGGGAAAG TCCCTGGCCTTCAGAATGAACAGAAGCGTTTTCAACTGGAAGAACTGAGAAAGTTTGGGGCCCAGTTTAAG CTTCAGCCCAGTAGCTCCCCTGAGACCAGCTTGGATCCTTTTCCTCCACGGATCCTGAAAGAGGAAGccaaagggaaggagaaggaggtggatgGTCTTTTGGCTTCAGAGCCCCTGGGGTCTCCTGTTTCCTCAAAGGCTGAATCAGTATCAGACAAGGAGGACAAACCACCCCTGCCACCAGCAGGGGCTGCCGAGGGGCCGGAGCAGCCTCCCCAACCTTGCCCAAGCCAAACTGGCAGCCCCCCAGTGGGCCTCATCAAGGGAGATGACAAGGATGAGGGCCCAGTTGCCGA ACAAGTGAAGAAGTCAACATTGAACCCCAATGCCAAGGAGTTCAACCCCACTAAGCCCCTGCTCTCTGTG AATAAATCCACCAGTACTCCAACTTCTCCTGGGCCCCGAACTCACTCAACTCCCTCCATCCCGGTGCTGACAGCAGGCCAGAGTGGGCTCTATAGCCCCCAGTACATCTCCTACATACCTCAGATCCACATGGGACCAGCTGTTCAG GCACCGCAGATGTATCCGTATCCTGTGTCCAACTCAGTGCCTGGACAGCAGGGCAAGTACCGGGGCGCCAAAG GCTCCCTGCCCCCGCAGCGCTCGGACCAACACCAGCCAGCCTCCGCCCCTCCCATGATGCaggctgccgccgccgccgctggtcCACCTCTGGTGGCCGCCACCCCTTACTCTTCCTACATCCCCTACAACCCACAGCAGTTCCCAGGCCAGCCCGCCATGATGCAGCCCATGGCCCACTACCCCTCTCAG ccGGTGTTTGCCCCCATGCTTCAAAGCAACCCACGCATGCTGACGTCGGGGAGCCATCCCCAGGCCATCGTGTCATCCTCCACCCCTCAGTACCCTTCTGCAGAGCAGCCCACCCCCCAGGCCCTTTATG CCACTGTTCACCAGTCCTATCCACACCATGCCACGCAGCTCCATGCCCACCAGCCGCAGCCGGCCACCACACCTACTGGGAGCCAGCCACCGTCCCAGCATGCGGCCCCCAGTCCTGTCCAG CACCAGGCGGGGCAGGCCCCACACCTGGGCAGTGGACAGCCGCAGCAGAACCTGtaccacccaggggccctgacaGGCACGCCGCCTTCTCTGCCACCGGGACCTTCTGCCCAGTCCCCTCAGAGCAGCTTCCCCCAACCAGCCGCTGTATATGCCATCCATGCCCACCAGCAGCTGCCCCACGGCTTCACCAACATGGCCCATGTTACCCAG GCCCATGTCCAAACTGGAATCACAGcagccccgccccctcacccTGGGGCTCCCCACCCgccccaggtgatgctgctgcacCCACCCCAGAGCCATGGGGGCCCCCCCCAAGGCGCGGTGCCCCAGAGTGGGGTGCCTGCACTCTCAGCTTCCACACCCTCACCCTACCCCTACATCGGACACCCCCAAG TTCAATCTCATCCCTCCCAGCAGCTCCCCTTCCACCCCCCGGGGAACTGA